The DNA segment CCCTGCTCTTTCCATCTTGGCAATGTTTTTGAGTTCCCTGCAGCGGGCTACTATTTTAATATCAGGGTTTAACTGCCGTGCACTTAGACATATGACAAGGTCCAGGTTATCATCCCCTGCTGCGGCAAAAAGCCCCTTTGCCCTTTCTATGCCGGCATGAAGCAGCACGTTGTTGTCAGAGGCATCCCCTTGTATATACAGTTGTGCGGGGCAGAGTTCCAACACTCTGTCAATTTTTTTCTTATCAATATCTACAAGGATTGACGGTCTCGCAGTAGCATTTAATTCATCCACTATATAAAAGCCGTTGCCCTCGGCTCCGCAGACTATATAGTGATTAGACAGTTTTTTTATCTTGTTTTCCATTTTATTTATCCAGTATGCCTCCTTTAGGTCTCCCTCTATGATAAAAGCTGTGAAGTTTGAAAGTAAATAGCTCATTGTTCCAATGCCCGTCAATGCAAGAAAGATTGTAAAGACCCTGCCGTAGGGTTTATGTGACATGTCTATTATCTCACCAAAGCCGATTGTAGCAATGGTTGAAAAGGTCATATAAAAACAATCTATAAAAGAGTAATTTTTATTTCCTATATACCAGTATCCAATGGTACCGATGATAGAAATAAAAAACAGAGGTATTATGCCCAGTAAGAATTTTTCATAATAATGGGTGAGTATCTTCTTTTCCAAATTTCGTTACCAACAGCCTGAATTATCTGTAGCCATGCTGTAGCTACTGTCTAATTGCAGAAGTTTGCGATAGTTTTTCAGAGTTATATCCTTTTTATAATGGCTTGCAAAATTTCGTTGTCAA comes from the Nitrospirae bacterium YQR-1 genome and includes:
- a CDS encoding NAD-binding protein gives rise to the protein MEKKILTHYYEKFLLGIIPLFFISIIGTIGYWYIGNKNYSFIDCFYMTFSTIATIGFGEIIDMSHKPYGRVFTIFLALTGIGTMSYLLSNFTAFIIEGDLKEAYWINKMENKIKKLSNHYIVCGAEGNGFYIVDELNATARPSILVDIDKKKIDRVLELCPAQLYIQGDASDNNVLLHAGIERAKGLFAAAGDDNLDLVICLSARQLNPDIKIVARCRELKNIAKMERAGADVVVSTHFIGGMRMSSEMFRPAVVSFLDIMLRDKSKNLRIEEFTLPESFKPKKLSSISLNAHPDILLLAVKTDTGWTYNPKEDFLINPSDTFVFLATPQQRKDIREELKDI